A section of the Clostridium omnivorum genome encodes:
- a CDS encoding LytR/AlgR family response regulator transcription factor, producing the protein MILLDIIICEDRQEYIKEISNIVKLFFQDSDIKCNINAFNHYEETINYIKSLTSYEECLYILDIDLKQDKNGLLLGREIRNLDDYKGEMMYITSYVHQMGSVFKYKLRILDFIDKGCDMENDLKKALSAYLKIYKHRIESEALVFKVGADVIKVKPLDIVLIETDKHKKKIILHTAKDKISLNLTLKEIEEKLTDDFIQIHRCIIVNRNHIKRIEHVDKDLYVVLTGDIKEPVSKRREREIKTCIIQ; encoded by the coding sequence GTGATTTTATTGGATATAATTATATGCGAAGATAGACAGGAATATATAAAAGAAATCTCAAATATAGTAAAACTTTTTTTTCAGGATAGTGATATAAAATGCAACATTAATGCATTTAATCATTATGAAGAAACAATAAACTATATTAAATCTTTAACTTCTTATGAAGAGTGCCTATATATTTTAGACATAGATTTAAAGCAGGATAAGAATGGGTTATTATTAGGAAGAGAAATAAGAAATTTAGATGATTATAAAGGGGAAATGATGTATATTACTTCCTACGTTCATCAAATGGGTAGTGTATTTAAATATAAACTAAGAATATTAGATTTTATAGATAAAGGCTGCGATATGGAAAATGACCTGAAAAAGGCACTTAGCGCATATCTTAAGATTTATAAACATAGGATTGAGAGTGAAGCTTTAGTATTTAAAGTTGGCGCGGACGTAATTAAAGTAAAGCCTTTAGATATTGTATTGATAGAAACTGATAAACATAAAAAGAAAATTATATTGCATACTGCTAAAGATAAAATAAGTTTAAATTTAACATTAAAAGAAATTGAAGAAAAGCTTACAGATGATTTTATACAAATTCATAGATGTATTATTGTGAATAGGAATCATATTAAAAGGATTGAACATGTTGATAAAGATTTGTATGTAGTTCTTACTGGTGATATAAAAGAGCCAGTTTCCAAGAGAAGAGAAAGGGAAATAAAAACATGCATTATACAATAG
- the rlmD gene encoding 23S rRNA (uracil(1939)-C(5))-methyltransferase RlmD, producing MKKGNVYDIFIKETEFPGYGVGEVEGHKVYIKNALPGQKIKGKIIKKKSSHVEANLLEVLEDVDYKIHNKCAHFGQCGGCTHQMISYEKQLELKQQQVLKLLKEANIEDYDFLGIEKSPEEFAYRNKMEYTFGDYEKGGELTLGMHVKGKSFSILTVDSCEIVDEDFRKILNTVLSYFRDKKLPYYRVLAHEGYLRNLVIRKTKNTGEILINIVTTTQIDFDLTELNNLLLQLNYNDTIKGIIHTLNDSLADMVQADEVKILYGRDYIIEELLGLKFKISPFSFFQTNSKGAEKLYSIVREFLGKADSKVVFDLYCGTGTIGQIVAPKAKRVLGIELIEEAVISARENAKLNNLSNCEFIAGDVAKVIQTIDEKPDVIILDPPRAGVHPTAMDYVIKFNAPDIVYVSCNPKSLANDLKVLTDRGYKVEKIKLMDMFPHTPHVETVVSLKK from the coding sequence ATGAAAAAAGGAAACGTATATGATATTTTTATAAAAGAAACAGAATTTCCAGGTTATGGTGTAGGAGAAGTAGAAGGTCATAAGGTTTATATAAAGAATGCCCTGCCAGGTCAAAAGATAAAGGGTAAAATAATAAAAAAGAAGAGTTCTCATGTTGAAGCTAACTTATTAGAGGTGCTTGAAGATGTGGACTATAAAATCCATAATAAGTGTGCTCATTTTGGTCAATGTGGTGGATGCACTCATCAGATGATATCCTACGAAAAGCAATTAGAGTTAAAACAGCAGCAAGTTTTAAAGCTTCTAAAGGAAGCAAATATAGAAGATTATGATTTTTTAGGAATCGAAAAGTCACCTGAAGAGTTTGCATATAGAAACAAGATGGAATATACCTTTGGAGATTATGAAAAAGGTGGAGAACTTACACTAGGAATGCATGTAAAAGGAAAAAGCTTTAGCATATTAACTGTTGATAGCTGTGAAATAGTAGATGAGGACTTTAGGAAAATACTAAATACAGTACTTAGTTATTTTAGAGATAAGAAGTTACCTTACTACAGAGTATTAGCGCATGAAGGCTATTTAAGAAACCTGGTTATTAGAAAGACAAAAAATACTGGAGAAATATTAATCAATATTGTAACAACAACACAAATTGATTTTGACTTAACAGAGTTAAATAATCTTTTATTGCAATTAAATTATAATGATACAATTAAAGGTATAATACATACATTAAATGATTCCCTTGCAGATATGGTGCAAGCAGATGAAGTAAAAATATTATATGGAAGAGATTATATAATAGAAGAGTTACTAGGCTTAAAGTTTAAAATTTCTCCATTTTCATTTTTCCAGACTAATTCCAAGGGTGCTGAAAAGCTATACAGCATAGTACGAGAATTTTTAGGAAAAGCAGATTCTAAGGTAGTGTTTGACCTTTATTGTGGTACGGGTACTATTGGTCAGATTGTAGCACCAAAGGCTAAAAGGGTTTTAGGCATAGAACTTATAGAAGAAGCAGTAATTTCAGCTAGAGAAAATGCCAAACTAAATAATCTTTCAAACTGTGAATTCATTGCTGGAGATGTTGCTAAGGTAATTCAGACTATTGATGAAAAGCCAGATGTTATAATTCTTGATCCACCAAGAGCAGGAGTTCATCCAACAGCAATGGACTATGTAATAAAATTCAATGCTCCAGACATCGTGTATGTATCCTGTAATCCAAAGAGTTTAGCAAATGATCTTAAGGTATTAACTGACAGAGGATATAAAGTTGAAAAGATTAAGCTTATGGATATGTTTCCACATACTCCTCACGTGGAGACGGTAGTTTCATTAAAAAAATAG
- a CDS encoding oleate hydratase, with amino-acid sequence MYYSNGNYEAFARPLKPVDVDKKSAYLVGAGLASLAAACFLVRDGQMKGDHIHILEELSLPGGACDGIKDNQKGFIIRGGREMENHFECLWDLFRSIPSIETEGVSVLDEYYWLNKKDPNYSLQRATIDRGEDAHTDGKFGLSEKASKELVKLFMTRDEDLFDKKIEDVFSEDLLNSNFWMYWRTMFAFRDWHSALEMKLYLQRFIHHIGGLPDLSALKFTKYNQYESLILPMVKYLEAHGVNFQYDTEVTNVIFDIKGGKKLAKKIVCKHAGKEEIIELTKNDLVFITNGSCTENSTLGDQNHAPEFDDSIRGCWQLWKNIAKQDPAFGRPEKFCSNTKETNWESATVTTLDNRIPPYIEKICKRDPFSGMVVSGGIVTVKDSNWLMSWTVNRQPHFKSQPKDQLCVWVYGLFSEVPGNYIKKPMKECTGIEITEEWLYHLGVPEAEIHDMATKSANCIPCMMPYITAFFMPRRLEDRPKVVPDGSENFAFLGQFAHTDRDTVFTTEYSVRTAMEAVYTLLDVDRGVPEVFGSCYDVRVLLDSTVKMMDGKKPGDTKLPFPLNLVKKKGLKKIQGTVIEDVLKRYNII; translated from the coding sequence ATGTATTATAGTAATGGTAATTATGAAGCATTTGCACGTCCTTTAAAACCTGTTGATGTAGATAAAAAGTCAGCATACCTTGTAGGAGCAGGTTTAGCTTCTTTGGCAGCTGCTTGTTTCTTAGTACGTGACGGACAGATGAAGGGTGATCACATTCACATTTTGGAAGAGCTTAGCCTTCCAGGGGGAGCTTGTGACGGTATTAAAGACAATCAAAAAGGATTCATTATTCGTGGTGGTCGTGAAATGGAAAACCACTTTGAATGCTTATGGGACTTATTCCGTTCAATCCCTTCTATAGAAACAGAAGGCGTTTCTGTTCTAGATGAATATTATTGGTTAAATAAAAAGGACCCAAACTATTCATTACAAAGAGCAACTATCGATAGAGGCGAAGATGCTCATACTGATGGAAAATTTGGATTAAGTGAAAAGGCATCTAAGGAACTTGTTAAGCTATTTATGACTCGTGATGAAGACTTATTTGATAAGAAGATAGAGGATGTATTCTCAGAAGATCTTCTTAACTCAAACTTTTGGATGTATTGGAGAACAATGTTTGCATTCAGAGATTGGCACAGTGCATTAGAAATGAAGTTATATCTTCAAAGATTTATTCACCATATAGGGGGATTACCAGACCTATCTGCTTTGAAGTTTACAAAGTACAATCAATATGAATCATTAATTCTACCAATGGTAAAATACCTAGAAGCACATGGAGTTAACTTCCAATATGATACTGAAGTAACAAATGTTATTTTTGATATTAAGGGTGGCAAAAAGCTAGCAAAGAAAATTGTTTGCAAGCATGCTGGGAAGGAAGAAATTATTGAACTTACTAAGAATGATTTAGTATTTATTACAAATGGAAGCTGTACAGAAAATTCTACTCTTGGTGACCAAAATCATGCACCTGAGTTTGATGATTCAATAAGAGGATGCTGGCAGTTATGGAAGAATATCGCTAAACAAGATCCAGCCTTTGGTAGGCCTGAGAAGTTCTGTTCTAATACAAAGGAAACAAACTGGGAATCTGCTACAGTAACTACACTTGATAACAGAATCCCTCCATATATTGAAAAAATTTGCAAACGTGATCCATTTAGTGGAATGGTTGTTTCCGGTGGTATTGTTACAGTTAAAGATTCAAATTGGCTAATGAGCTGGACTGTAAATAGACAACCACATTTTAAATCACAACCAAAAGATCAGCTATGTGTTTGGGTATATGGTTTATTCTCAGAAGTTCCAGGAAATTATATAAAGAAGCCAATGAAGGAATGTACTGGTATTGAAATTACAGAAGAATGGCTATACCATTTAGGTGTACCTGAAGCAGAGATTCATGATATGGCTACAAAATCTGCAAATTGCATACCTTGCATGATGCCATATATTACTGCATTCTTTATGCCTAGAAGATTAGAAGATAGACCTAAGGTTGTACCAGATGGAAGCGAAAACTTTGCTTTCCTTGGTCAATTTGCTCATACTGATCGTGACACAGTATTCACTACAGAATATTCTGTAAGAACAGCTATGGAAGCAGTGTATACATTACTGGATGTAGATCGTGGTGTTCCAGAAGTATTTGGTTCCTGCTATGATGTTCGTGTATTATTGGATTCTACAGTGAAGATGATGGATGGCAAAAAGCCTGGCGATACAAAATTACCATTCCCATTAAATCTTGTTAAAAAGAAAGGCTTAAAAAAGATTCAGGGAACAGTAATAGAAGATGTACTAAAAAGATATAATATAATTTAA
- a CDS encoding Crp/Fnr family transcriptional regulator gives MNNFNNSLKKVLEFTFSNKSNSYNTAKDFLKELSSDKLQVLELEESKVFIESSNKLDYIFILVSGITYIVYYTVDGRRIIADTLSETQIFGLIEAINNTSIYSGTVITLSHSLLVKVKKEYFLEAIYKDIDIASYIIKYLANFSTHSIKASEYKKSISPYENLIIYLYNQTMKKSLPYRVKDNKTFIADSLQINKRTLYRYLNKLTDEDIISRDRQDIVITEINHKKLQSIFNSINNI, from the coding sequence ATGAATAACTTCAATAATTCCCTAAAAAAAGTATTAGAATTTACTTTTTCAAATAAATCCAATTCTTATAATACTGCAAAGGATTTTTTAAAAGAACTTTCTTCTGATAAACTTCAGGTATTAGAACTTGAGGAAAGTAAAGTTTTTATTGAAAGTAGTAACAAATTAGATTATATATTTATCTTAGTAAGCGGCATAACATATATCGTATATTATACTGTTGATGGAAGACGTATAATTGCAGATACTCTTAGTGAAACTCAAATATTTGGTTTGATTGAGGCAATAAATAATACTAGCATTTATAGCGGGACCGTAATAACTCTCTCTCATTCTCTACTTGTTAAGGTTAAAAAGGAATATTTTTTAGAGGCGATATACAAAGACATTGATATAGCCTCATACATAATAAAATACTTAGCTAATTTCTCAACTCATTCAATCAAAGCTTCAGAGTATAAAAAATCCATATCACCTTATGAAAATTTGATTATATATTTGTACAATCAAACCATGAAAAAAAGTCTTCCTTATAGGGTCAAGGACAATAAGACCTTTATTGCTGACTCACTGCAAATAAATAAAAGGACACTTTATAGATATTTAAACAAGTTAACAGATGAAGATATCATTTCAAGAGATCGTCAAGATATAGTAATTACTGAAATTAACCATAAAAAACTCCAAAGTATTTTTAATTCTATCAATAATATATAA
- a CDS encoding sensor histidine kinase gives MHYTIATTFVQAYLIYVYSNQKTKINIKNISAIVLVILIKPTTMGFLQDSFLVFIFVWLCNYIISHFLVGRDIKRNIQLSFFVELITLLSYYMSAGIVLIMGYSINIKDIFNFNILLYKVNYYFVFIYLAIMIAFAVFRRYIPLSFSSEGVKERDFSGIYIIIAINLIIEIINNFNLNFGIKLIAFVCINLFVLIFYIINNELSIEKIKAKLQLKEKEKRIEELSLYIETIEELVEKYREFKHDYKNIILGVGAENSNVNNLLEKINKEVAGDESYHSFLNLKDISYIPLKSILSYYIMLSIKKNVEVSLIVIGEIKESYITEVEFSRVMGIILENALEEASENESKKIEIYVEASDGGLNITVGNTFKSKEMNLDKIFNKGYSTKGENRGLGLHILKYIVDKNSNMTLNTFINEGMFIQDLYIFSVKRS, from the coding sequence ATGCATTATACAATAGCAACTACTTTTGTTCAGGCATACCTTATATATGTATATTCAAATCAAAAAACAAAAATAAATATCAAGAATATTAGTGCAATAGTTTTAGTTATACTTATTAAACCTACAACTATGGGATTTTTGCAAGATAGCTTTCTAGTTTTTATATTTGTATGGCTTTGTAATTATATTATAAGCCATTTTTTAGTTGGTAGAGATATTAAACGCAATATACAGCTTTCTTTTTTTGTTGAGTTAATCACTTTACTATCATATTATATGAGTGCAGGCATAGTACTCATTATGGGCTATAGTATAAATATAAAAGATATATTTAATTTTAATATATTGTTATATAAAGTTAACTACTATTTTGTTTTCATTTATTTAGCTATCATGATAGCTTTTGCAGTGTTTAGAAGATATATTCCTCTAAGCTTTTCCAGTGAGGGTGTAAAGGAAAGAGACTTTAGTGGCATATATATTATTATCGCAATTAATCTAATAATAGAGATAATAAATAATTTTAATTTAAACTTTGGAATTAAATTAATCGCATTTGTTTGTATTAATTTATTCGTTTTAATTTTTTATATTATAAACAATGAACTAAGCATTGAAAAAATAAAAGCTAAGTTACAATTAAAGGAAAAGGAGAAAAGAATTGAAGAGCTTAGCCTTTACATAGAAACTATAGAAGAATTAGTTGAAAAATACCGAGAATTTAAGCATGATTATAAAAATATTATTTTAGGTGTCGGAGCAGAAAATTCTAATGTAAATAATTTATTAGAAAAAATAAATAAAGAAGTAGCAGGAGATGAGAGTTATCATTCTTTTTTAAACTTAAAAGACATAAGTTACATTCCGCTAAAATCCATACTTTCATACTACATAATGCTAAGCATTAAGAAAAATGTAGAAGTAAGCTTAATAGTTATAGGAGAAATAAAGGAATCTTACATAACGGAAGTGGAATTTTCTAGAGTTATGGGAATCATATTAGAAAACGCATTAGAAGAAGCATCAGAAAATGAGAGCAAGAAAATAGAAATTTATGTTGAAGCATCTGATGGTGGTTTAAATATTACAGTAGGAAATACCTTTAAAAGTAAAGAAATGAACCTAGATAAGATTTTTAATAAGGGTTATTCTACAAAAGGAGAAAATAGAGGATTAGGTCTTCATATACTTAAATATATAGTTGATAAAAATTCTAATATGACTTTAAATACATTTATAAATGAAGGAATGTTTATTCAAGATTTATATATTTTTTCTGTAAAAAGAAGTTAA
- a CDS encoding radical SAM protein gives MKISKKDALAWFEFFSILPEDEELMIKQQEIIYSTFAQIEAAIEHRNDKLKLEIAGLKTLENRTLFVGNESKFSKGCRSCLLGTGLGAIRKTNKCNIECKFCYNYGDLDNIPPVGEGMWEIGGTKFYEKDIDLLLSIHKKPTGVAYVYLEPFMEIEKYYSIIKKFNAAGIYQHLYTNGTLATEDTLKALGEAGLDEIRFNLGASNCSDKVIDNIGVAKKYIKNVGIETPMTPEFFEAFFKKKQAILDTKLDFINCAELHLNENNIDNYYGENMYIARQGYISPIWSRELTLKFMKKADEEKWDFAVHDCSNNTKFARDLNLSSKEGKWFGASNYTCEFSRIPYEAFLPILRDDNFKFLSEEELPDGYKPGELIF, from the coding sequence ATGAAAATTTCAAAAAAAGATGCGCTTGCATGGTTTGAGTTTTTTTCAATATTACCAGAGGATGAGGAACTAATGATAAAACAACAAGAAATCATTTACTCTACCTTTGCTCAAATTGAGGCAGCCATCGAACATAGAAATGATAAACTAAAGTTGGAAATTGCAGGTCTGAAAACTTTAGAGAATAGAACTCTTTTTGTGGGAAACGAAAGCAAATTTTCAAAGGGATGCCGCTCTTGTTTGCTAGGAACCGGCTTAGGAGCTATTAGAAAAACAAATAAATGTAACATAGAGTGTAAGTTCTGTTATAATTATGGAGATTTAGATAATATTCCTCCAGTTGGCGAAGGTATGTGGGAAATTGGAGGTACAAAATTTTATGAGAAGGATATAGATTTACTTCTTTCCATTCACAAGAAACCCACTGGCGTTGCTTACGTTTATTTAGAGCCATTTATGGAAATTGAAAAATATTATTCCATTATAAAAAAATTTAATGCAGCGGGAATTTATCAGCATTTATATACAAATGGCACTTTAGCAACAGAAGATACATTGAAAGCATTAGGTGAAGCCGGTCTTGACGAGATACGGTTCAACCTAGGTGCCTCTAATTGTTCAGACAAAGTAATAGACAATATTGGAGTAGCAAAAAAGTATATTAAGAATGTAGGTATTGAAACTCCAATGACTCCAGAGTTTTTCGAAGCTTTTTTTAAGAAAAAGCAAGCTATTTTAGATACAAAACTGGATTTTATCAATTGTGCAGAGTTACATTTAAATGAGAATAACATAGACAATTACTATGGGGAAAACATGTATATTGCAAGGCAGGGCTATATATCTCCAATTTGGAGTAGAGAGTTAACTCTGAAATTCATGAAAAAAGCCGATGAAGAAAAGTGGGATTTTGCAGTTCATGATTGCTCAAACAATACAAAATTTGCTAGGGATTTAAATTTGAGCAGCAAAGAGGGTAAGTGGTTCGGAGCTAGTAATTATACTTGTGAGTTTTCCAGGATTCCGTACGAAGCATTCTTACCAATACTTCGTGATGACAATTTCAAATTTTTAAGTGAAGAAGAATTGCCTGATGGCTATAAGCCAGGAGAACTTATTTTTTAG
- a CDS encoding amidohydrolase: MSNILDKVKSIEDYIIKFRRDLHENPELSGQEFKTQEKIMKELDKLGIPYKKAGNSSLIATLKGEKSGKTIALRGDIDALPVKEEADVEFKSKTPGLMHACGHDAHAAMLLGAAKILSEMKDEIPGEIRFFFQEGEETFTGAKKIIEAGGMDGVDACFGMHGMPGLETGYVDITPGYRMAGCDTIYVKFEGVSGHGSVPHLAKDTIHPACIFVTDLQGIVAKNIDAQEPIVLSVGKFVGGTKANIVAKYTDIDISMRYFNPKVRELAHNAIKRHAKAIADAYELKVDVIIEESALSLYNDDELSILADKSCTKVFGEGKNITLPKMMGSEDMPYYFKHAKGVYALLGYRNEEKEAIYFPHHEKFKIDEDYMKYGTALHVQFAIDFLNK, translated from the coding sequence ATGTCAAATATATTAGATAAGGTAAAATCAATTGAAGATTATATTATAAAATTCAGAAGAGATTTGCATGAAAATCCTGAGCTTAGTGGGCAGGAATTTAAAACTCAGGAAAAGATTATGAAAGAATTAGATAAACTTGGGATACCATATAAGAAGGCAGGCAACTCTTCTTTAATAGCTACATTAAAGGGTGAAAAAAGTGGAAAGACTATAGCACTAAGAGGGGACATAGATGCTCTACCAGTAAAAGAAGAAGCAGATGTTGAATTTAAATCGAAAACCCCTGGATTAATGCATGCTTGCGGTCACGATGCACATGCTGCTATGCTTCTAGGTGCTGCAAAAATTTTATCTGAAATGAAAGATGAAATACCTGGTGAGATAAGATTTTTCTTTCAAGAGGGAGAGGAAACTTTCACAGGAGCAAAAAAAATAATAGAAGCAGGAGGAATGGATGGAGTTGATGCTTGTTTTGGAATGCATGGAATGCCTGGGTTAGAGACAGGATATGTAGATATCACTCCAGGATATAGAATGGCAGGCTGTGATACTATTTATGTTAAGTTTGAAGGAGTATCAGGCCACGGGTCTGTTCCTCATCTAGCAAAGGACACCATTCATCCGGCATGTATTTTTGTTACTGATCTTCAAGGAATAGTTGCTAAAAACATTGATGCTCAAGAGCCAATAGTGCTTTCTGTAGGAAAGTTCGTTGGAGGAACAAAGGCAAACATAGTTGCTAAATATACAGACATTGACATTTCAATGAGATACTTTAATCCAAAAGTTAGAGAACTAGCTCATAACGCAATAAAAAGACATGCAAAGGCTATTGCAGATGCTTACGAGCTTAAGGTTGATGTAATCATAGAGGAAAGTGCACTAAGTCTTTACAATGATGATGAATTATCAATACTTGCTGATAAAAGCTGTACAAAGGTCTTTGGAGAAGGCAAGAATATAACTTTACCTAAAATGATGGGATCAGAGGATATGCCTTACTATTTTAAGCATGCTAAAGGAGTATATGCCTTACTTGGATATAGAAATGAAGAAAAGGAAGCTATATACTTTCCACACCATGAGAAATTTAAGATTGATGAGGACTATATGAAATATGGTACAGCATTGCATGTCCAATTTGCTATTGATTTTTTAAATAAATAG
- a CDS encoding MFS transporter → MPNYKGNDRLLFGMVLGVATYWLFAGSITAGVPAIHQSLGISSSVISTAVSITALICGVTIVTAGGIADKLGRIKINQVGFILSIIGSILCGISQGQSLLIIGRVIQGLSGAFIMPATLAIINAYYEGTARPRALSFWSLASWGGSGLSNFFGGAVVSALGWRWLFWITVPVAVVGMFLINGTPESKNTSGEKQNFDYFGIITIVISLLSLNLIVTRGLQWGWLSTKVLILLAVFVAAFVLFIIVERKNAAPLVDFSLFRSKGYNAAVISNFLLNMCAGCLFILMPYVQTTRGLTSFQSGLLTIGYLIAIVSTIRVGEKVMLKTGARYPMIIGTLLAAVGIFLMTLTFLTNILYFACIFVGLAIMGVGFGFYATPSTNTAVGNVPKEKAGSASGIYKMASSLGGSFGVAISGAVSTAILMSSKTASNLAAGLGLGVSVIAGTISLIAVLALVPKIKRSEGNERKVA, encoded by the coding sequence ATGCCAAATTACAAAGGTAATGATCGTTTATTATTTGGAATGGTTCTTGGAGTTGCAACTTACTGGTTATTTGCAGGCAGCATAACAGCAGGGGTACCGGCAATCCATCAAAGCTTAGGAATCTCAAGTTCTGTTATTAGCACTGCAGTTAGTATAACTGCATTAATTTGTGGAGTAACTATTGTAACTGCTGGAGGTATCGCTGATAAGTTAGGGCGTATAAAGATTAATCAAGTTGGATTTATTTTAAGTATAATTGGTTCTATACTTTGTGGGATATCACAGGGACAATCACTTCTTATTATAGGTCGTGTTATCCAAGGTTTATCAGGTGCATTTATTATGCCTGCTACTTTAGCTATTATAAATGCCTACTATGAAGGTACAGCTCGTCCTCGTGCCCTAAGCTTTTGGTCTTTAGCTTCATGGGGTGGTAGTGGTCTTTCTAACTTCTTTGGTGGTGCGGTAGTATCAGCCTTAGGGTGGAGATGGTTATTTTGGATTACTGTTCCAGTAGCTGTGGTTGGTATGTTTTTAATTAATGGTACTCCAGAAAGTAAAAATACTAGTGGAGAAAAACAAAACTTTGACTATTTTGGAATTATTACTATAGTAATATCATTACTTTCATTAAATTTAATAGTTACTCGTGGTTTACAGTGGGGTTGGTTAAGTACTAAGGTTCTAATACTATTAGCTGTATTTGTTGCTGCATTTGTATTGTTTATAATTGTAGAACGCAAAAATGCAGCACCATTAGTTGATTTTTCACTATTTAGAAGCAAAGGTTACAACGCTGCCGTAATTTCAAATTTCTTGCTTAATATGTGTGCAGGTTGTTTATTTATACTAATGCCCTACGTACAGACAACAAGAGGATTAACTTCTTTCCAAAGTGGCTTGTTAACTATTGGCTATTTAATAGCTATAGTATCAACAATTCGTGTAGGGGAAAAAGTGATGCTTAAGACAGGAGCACGCTATCCTATGATTATAGGAACTCTATTGGCTGCTGTAGGAATCTTCTTAATGACATTAACTTTCTTAACGAATATTTTATATTTTGCATGTATTTTTGTTGGACTTGCTATTATGGGAGTTGGATTCGGATTTTATGCTACTCCATCTACAAACACAGCAGTTGGAAATGTTCCTAAAGAAAAAGCTGGATCTGCATCAGGTATTTATAAAATGGCTAGTTCTTTAGGAGGTAGTTTTGGAGTTGCTATTTCTGGAGCGGTTTCTACAGCAATTCTTATGAGCAGTAAGACAGCTTCAAATTTAGCAGCTGGACTAGGACTTGGAGTTAGCGTAATAGCAGGAACTATTTCATTAATTGCTGTTTTAGCACTAGTTCCTAAGATAAAGAGAAGTGAAGGAAATGAAAGAAAGGTAGCTTAG
- a CDS encoding RDD family protein — MLDQNKNSMEENEEEVVLNEEELENADEVTEINEETIPGNEEQAKEEKAKEANDTEEEKIEDFIEPVETSKDKVVGKKSFFRNLIAAIVDEAVIGIISVVLLYLGDFILRAAGYFISGKISMLLIIFVVVSILYPAIMESTKKGNTIGRSI, encoded by the coding sequence ATGCTAGATCAAAATAAAAATTCAATGGAAGAGAATGAAGAAGAAGTAGTTTTAAATGAAGAAGAATTAGAAAATGCTGATGAAGTTACTGAGATAAATGAAGAAACCATCCCAGGTAATGAAGAACAAGCTAAGGAAGAAAAGGCAAAAGAAGCTAATGACACTGAAGAAGAAAAAATAGAGGACTTTATTGAGCCTGTAGAGACTTCTAAAGATAAAGTTGTAGGTAAAAAATCCTTCTTTAGAAATTTAATTGCTGCAATTGTGGATGAGGCAGTTATAGGTATAATTTCAGTTGTATTACTTTATTTGGGTGATTTTATATTAAGAGCAGCAGGATATTTTATTAGTGGAAAGATAAGCATGCTACTTATCATATTTGTTGTAGTTTCAATACTTTATCCAGCAATAATGGAAAGTACTAAAAAAGGTAATACTATTGGCAGAAGCATATAA